Proteins encoded by one window of Fimbriiglobus ruber:
- a CDS encoding HlyD family efflux transporter periplasmic adaptor subunit: MIRVRHWVAAAAVGGTTALTTIGCNPTGSSTAASSTAPAKQAPIGNPLYPPAPAPKVPDAVTAEEPIVITSAVVQSDIRVAIPAQVDGQIELLATPLPPDAKFDPNDPDILYHPRDFKKELPYRRLRENDLIKKDQVLGRLDEQLVALQIEQSENVIKQLDRSVVEQKIAAEAYVRQLNTMKETKAGSQFEIYGLEATVARLRAEVISNEKEKAKTDGELRTARAQLSRYWITSPFNGRVVKLLKSPREYAKAGETILEVQATDRVRVEGKLDIYYLATVRRGMPVVVEPARPVGPNSLANFHRGEVSSVAVTAHKGRPMIVSGGGDGLALVWDVFGTRQSHRLQHAAGVAIRAVACTQSPTAKQHFVATAGEDGRVRLWDVTDPAKLSQAKPIELEGAHDGAVVAAAFSPDGKYLATAAGRDVYVWDVAGKKKLYALPSEHRDGVTYVRFTPQATLVTAARDRSIRVWKLGTDGASSQAVIDHRGGSVDVLGVSTDGSRVLFDKDASRLDVVSLVNEQSIATLQNHGGGARFSTLALFSPDDSLILTAGGDTEQKGEMTLWETPTAGGRGAERRRLVTPKGAGVNCAAFSPDAEKQFIVVGTHEGGVYFWAIPSKDESGKQIAGQIVAINSADSKSVQVRVEMQNPIDKFGDGLQDRSLATIIINPAAAAAVPPAAPAPAGGAGAKPQVSNVRPAGAGPEDVGPVVPAVAITGLVTTPPAALAPIASAPPAAEPLKGPTGGLVIPPTAAPPAPGAK; encoded by the coding sequence ATGATTCGCGTCCGCCATTGGGTCGCCGCCGCCGCTGTCGGCGGGACGACCGCGCTGACCACGATTGGGTGTAACCCGACCGGTTCGTCAACCGCCGCCTCGTCAACCGCCCCTGCCAAGCAGGCACCGATCGGCAACCCCTTGTACCCGCCGGCCCCGGCGCCGAAGGTGCCGGACGCGGTCACCGCGGAAGAGCCGATCGTAATCACGTCTGCGGTCGTTCAGAGCGACATCCGTGTGGCCATTCCGGCCCAGGTTGATGGCCAGATCGAGTTGCTCGCCACACCGCTACCGCCGGACGCGAAATTCGACCCGAATGATCCGGACATCCTGTACCATCCCCGCGACTTCAAGAAAGAGCTGCCGTACCGCCGGCTCCGCGAAAACGATCTCATCAAGAAAGACCAGGTACTGGGCCGATTGGACGAGCAGCTCGTCGCCCTCCAGATCGAGCAGAGCGAAAACGTCATTAAGCAGCTCGATCGGTCGGTCGTCGAACAGAAGATCGCCGCCGAAGCCTACGTTCGGCAACTGAACACGATGAAGGAAACGAAAGCCGGCTCGCAGTTTGAAATCTACGGTCTCGAAGCGACGGTCGCCCGCTTGCGGGCAGAAGTCATCTCGAACGAAAAAGAGAAGGCCAAGACCGACGGCGAACTGCGGACGGCCCGCGCCCAACTGAGCCGGTACTGGATCACCTCCCCGTTCAACGGGCGGGTCGTCAAGCTGCTGAAGTCCCCGCGCGAGTACGCCAAGGCCGGGGAAACGATCCTCGAAGTCCAGGCGACGGACCGGGTTCGCGTCGAAGGAAAGCTGGACATTTACTACCTGGCAACCGTCCGCCGGGGGATGCCGGTCGTGGTCGAACCGGCCCGCCCGGTCGGCCCGAACTCGCTGGCGAACTTCCACCGCGGCGAGGTGTCGAGCGTCGCCGTGACCGCCCACAAGGGCCGGCCGATGATCGTGTCCGGCGGCGGCGACGGCCTCGCGCTCGTCTGGGACGTGTTCGGCACCCGCCAGTCGCACCGCCTGCAGCACGCCGCCGGGGTCGCCATCCGCGCGGTCGCCTGCACGCAGAGCCCGACGGCCAAGCAACACTTCGTCGCGACGGCGGGCGAAGACGGCCGCGTCCGCCTGTGGGACGTGACCGACCCGGCCAAGTTGTCCCAGGCCAAGCCCATCGAACTCGAAGGGGCTCACGACGGCGCCGTCGTCGCGGCCGCGTTCAGCCCGGACGGCAAGTACCTCGCCACGGCCGCCGGGCGGGACGTGTACGTTTGGGACGTCGCCGGGAAGAAGAAATTGTACGCCCTCCCATCAGAACACCGCGACGGCGTTACTTACGTCCGGTTCACCCCGCAGGCCACGCTCGTGACCGCCGCCCGGGACCGCTCGATCCGCGTCTGGAAGCTCGGGACGGACGGCGCCTCTTCGCAAGCTGTTATCGACCACCGAGGTGGTTCCGTCGACGTCCTTGGCGTCTCGACCGACGGTTCGCGGGTGTTGTTCGATAAAGACGCCAGTCGCCTGGATGTGGTCAGTCTGGTGAACGAACAATCGATCGCCACACTCCAGAACCATGGCGGCGGCGCCCGGTTCTCGACGCTGGCCCTGTTCTCGCCCGACGATTCGCTCATCCTGACGGCCGGCGGGGACACCGAACAGAAAGGCGAGATGACCCTGTGGGAAACCCCGACCGCGGGCGGCCGCGGGGCAGAACGGCGCCGGCTGGTCACACCGAAGGGGGCGGGCGTCAACTGCGCCGCCTTCTCGCCGGACGCGGAAAAGCAATTCATCGTCGTCGGCACGCACGAGGGCGGGGTCTACTTCTGGGCCATCCCCAGCAAGGACGAGAGTGGCAAGCAGATCGCCGGTCAAATTGTGGCGATCAACTCGGCCGACTCGAAGTCCGTCCAGGTCCGGGTCGAAATGCAGAACCCGATCGACAAGTTCGGCGACGGGCTGCAAGACCGCAGTTTGGCCACGATCATCATCAACCCCGCCGCAGCTGCGGCGGTCCCACCCGCCGCTCCGGCGCCGGCCGGGGGCGCAGGCGCCAAGCCCCAGGTCTCGAACGTCCGCCCCGCGGGGGCCGGACCCGAGGACGTGGGCCCGGTGGTTCCCGCGGTCGCGATCACGGGCCTCGTGACCACTCCGCCGGCTGCGCTCGCTCCGATCGCGTCCGCCCCCCCCGCCGCCGAACCGCTGAAGGGGCCGACCGGCGGCCTCGTCATCCCGCCCACCGCCGCACCGCCCGCCCCCGGGGCGAAGTAG
- a CDS encoding efflux RND transporter periplasmic adaptor subunit, protein MSKIENAPEQSAKNKFSRQIDSAFEEASKLAGSSFAPTEFYEKFLNIAMGAIDAPAGVVWLRTPQGFLQIACQLNLDKVGLDAKRGGRQCHNEILRQVFQATPARPVMVEPQGRLTGVTNTEPGSVPAANLTDYYTLFAPIVNQEKQPFGLLELFHDPALDPRMYQTFLQYTTQMAGYASQYHQFSNARQSAGLEKVFAQVEAFAKQVHSSLNPTEVAYHVANEGRRLIECDRLCVGVRHGKKVTVEAVSGADVVEKASTHVRRMKNLFDAVLKFGDRLVYKGEKDEGLPPDVSHALDEYLSESQPKLLVVTPVRDDREKDNGRPARSVLLMESFNPPEKIEPLIQKLDLVTKHAAGALYNAAEMKRVPFGFIWRPLGKIQEGLGGKNRFYIALGVAAVAILAAVMVLVPYPLKVEAKGEFLPQVVVQAYAPTEGEVRDFLYKPGDRVKPNAKLISLFSPTFQEKYMKASGELMAAQGKVDGYRTVLAQKSLPANDELNLRREIAKESATVESQRAFIKQLTEIYNMVPGKPGEFNALAPRIDLDRSIPFQVGDYLVLNSDNRDQLKGRTVKPNEPLMRLGMVDGPWRVELKIPQRNIGHIAHALATEGMHNKDKDGKKYLDVDVLLASETDTSYPGRLYQEDLAAEAVPNKDDHNESEPVVQAYVRVDQEDGRRIPLELRKAGVEARTRVRCGPQPLGYSLFHGVWEWFYEKVVFFF, encoded by the coding sequence GTGAGTAAGATCGAAAACGCACCGGAACAATCGGCGAAGAACAAATTTAGTCGCCAAATCGACTCAGCCTTCGAGGAGGCCTCGAAACTGGCGGGGTCGAGCTTCGCCCCCACCGAATTTTACGAAAAGTTTTTGAACATCGCGATGGGCGCGATCGACGCCCCGGCCGGCGTCGTCTGGCTGCGCACCCCGCAAGGCTTCCTTCAGATCGCTTGCCAACTCAACCTCGACAAGGTCGGCCTCGACGCGAAGCGCGGCGGCCGCCAGTGCCACAACGAAATTCTCCGCCAGGTCTTCCAGGCTACACCGGCCCGGCCGGTCATGGTCGAGCCCCAGGGCCGACTGACCGGGGTGACCAACACCGAGCCCGGGTCTGTCCCCGCGGCCAACCTGACCGACTACTACACGCTCTTCGCCCCGATCGTGAACCAGGAGAAGCAGCCGTTCGGGCTGCTCGAGCTGTTCCACGACCCGGCCCTCGACCCGCGGATGTACCAGACCTTTCTGCAGTACACGACGCAGATGGCCGGGTACGCCTCGCAATACCACCAGTTCTCGAACGCCCGCCAGTCGGCTGGTTTAGAGAAAGTCTTCGCCCAGGTCGAGGCGTTCGCCAAGCAGGTTCACTCCAGCCTGAACCCCACCGAAGTCGCGTACCACGTCGCCAACGAAGGCCGCCGGCTCATCGAGTGCGACCGCCTCTGCGTCGGCGTTCGCCACGGAAAGAAAGTCACTGTCGAAGCCGTCTCCGGGGCCGACGTCGTTGAAAAGGCGAGTACGCACGTCCGCCGGATGAAGAACCTTTTCGACGCGGTTCTCAAGTTCGGAGACCGGCTCGTTTACAAGGGCGAAAAAGACGAAGGGCTCCCGCCGGACGTCTCCCACGCGCTCGACGAATACCTGTCCGAGAGCCAGCCGAAGCTACTCGTCGTGACCCCCGTCCGGGACGACCGGGAAAAAGACAACGGGCGCCCTGCCCGGTCCGTGCTGTTGATGGAAAGCTTCAACCCGCCGGAAAAGATCGAACCGCTGATCCAAAAGCTCGACCTCGTCACCAAGCACGCGGCCGGCGCGCTCTACAACGCCGCCGAAATGAAGCGGGTGCCGTTCGGCTTCATCTGGCGGCCGCTCGGCAAGATTCAAGAAGGTCTGGGCGGCAAGAATCGCTTCTACATCGCTCTGGGCGTCGCCGCGGTCGCCATCCTCGCTGCCGTGATGGTGCTGGTGCCGTACCCGCTGAAGGTGGAAGCCAAGGGCGAGTTCCTGCCGCAAGTCGTGGTTCAGGCGTATGCCCCGACCGAGGGCGAAGTCCGCGACTTCCTTTACAAGCCTGGCGACCGGGTTAAACCGAACGCAAAACTCATTAGCCTGTTCAGCCCGACGTTCCAAGAAAAGTACATGAAGGCGTCCGGCGAGTTGATGGCCGCCCAGGGCAAAGTTGATGGGTACAGGACGGTTCTTGCCCAGAAATCGCTTCCGGCCAATGACGAGTTGAACCTTCGTCGCGAAATCGCCAAGGAAAGCGCCACTGTAGAATCGCAGCGGGCGTTCATCAAGCAATTGACCGAAATTTACAACATGGTCCCGGGCAAGCCGGGCGAGTTCAACGCCCTCGCTCCGCGGATCGACCTGGACCGGTCGATCCCGTTCCAGGTCGGTGATTACCTCGTTCTCAACAGCGACAACCGGGACCAGCTCAAAGGCCGGACCGTCAAGCCGAACGAGCCGTTGATGCGGCTCGGGATGGTCGACGGCCCGTGGCGGGTCGAACTCAAGATCCCCCAACGGAACATCGGCCACATCGCCCACGCGCTCGCCACCGAAGGAATGCATAACAAAGACAAGGACGGCAAGAAGTACCTCGACGTGGACGTGCTGCTCGCCAGCGAAACGGACACCAGCTACCCCGGCCGGCTGTACCAGGAAGACCTGGCCGCCGAAGCGGTCCCGAACAAGGACGACCACAACGAATCCGAGCCGGTGGTGCAGGCATACGTCCGTGTCGACCAGGAAGACGGCCGTCGCATCCCGCTCGAACTCCGCAAGGCCGGCGTCGAGGCCCGGACTCGCGTCCGCTGCGGCCCCCAGCCGCTCGGATACTCCCTGTTCCACGGCGTCTGGGAATGGTTCTACGAGAAGGTCGTGTTCTTCTTCTAA